The Ovis aries strain OAR_USU_Benz2616 breed Rambouillet chromosome 6, ARS-UI_Ramb_v3.0, whole genome shotgun sequence DNA segment AGGAAGAGAAGACAAGATACATTCTCCTCCCCTATACCTTGATGCTGGTACACACTAATGCCATTGTCCTATAGAGACAGATGGATCCAGAAATTTAATGCCATGTTCAgacatctttgtttttctcccccAAGAGCGAGAGTCATTACATCAGATGAGATCATTGTAGAATACACAGAGACAGAGGTTGAGAGGGAATAAGTTCTCACAGCAAGCTAGGGGTAAAGTGACACTGCCCTTATTTTCCTGACAGTTAGTTTTCAGGATGGAGCAGCATCTTAGCCAAGGTATTCCCACCAAAAAGCTGAACCTGAGTcatcagcctacaatgcaggcagatttatTGGGGGAAATATTCCTTATGTATGGAACTGGAGAATTTggaaaagcaaaatagaaaaggAGAGTGTGGGCAATCAGGGTTTAATCCTGTTGGGGAACCTTTGAGAAGTTATGCAGAATATCTGCCTGAAACATGAGAAAGGgggaaatatttattgactgcctGCTGATCCCTATTgggcaagagatttttttttattgtggtgatAAAGAAAGCTTGGTGCAGAGTGTAGAGCAGAAGTGAGGAAATATAAGTTTATACCTGTTTGCAGCCAGTTGCTGCAGCAATGACTGGGGTAGAACAGCAGACCTCCAAGATGTGAGCATTCTGGATTTTACTAATGGTAAGTTTCAACAATTGCAGGGTTGGTAGAATTTTACCGTTGAAgcttccattttaaaattcatttcatttatttaagagTTGTGGCTTCCAGGGGGTTTAAAGACCGTGCATTAAAACCTGGTCTTCAACTTTTACAAAAGTTAATTGGCTTAAAGAGGTACTTGttcaaacaagaaaatgaatttgTTTATTGTACTAGACTAAGCATTCCTTTGCTTATAAATATTTCTGCATTTGGGTTGATAAGGATCTCATGAATTCAAGTGGCATATGGAGGAGAAAAATAACAAccacaaagaaatttttttacttcatttccaAAAACAAGTGATTTTGATTGTCATTCCCAGAAGACAAATTCTGTACGATTTATAAATGCTGGCTACCTCTTGATGTGCTTCATTTACTTtaccctttttgtgttttttttttggcagctcCTATAGATAAACTGGAGTCCCACTTTCCCTGAACACATTCATTTACGTCAGTTCTGGGTTGGGTCCAGAGACCATTACAGCAAACACTTACTGTTTTCATCAGTTACAAGAAATAGATGAGAGATTTGGACCGCATGATTAATGCTGAAGACAAACTTTTTAAGTCAATGAAACATGATGAAGTGTCAAAAATGAGACAGCAGATATTCTGGATTTCCACATTTAAGCAAATATGAACTCAGCAAAAAATTTAATTCCCTTTCTAGGAAGCTACCAGGTAAAGTATGCATATCTATTGATTTCATTGTAGCGGTATTCTAACGATTCTAATACTGTAGTGGTATCTAGAAagataagttttttttaaaaaataatctttttattttgaaataattttgaattataaaTGTTGCAAAGATAATACAGCTTTGGGGTACCCTTCATTCATGTTTCCCttgttgtaccattttatatccTTGTGGTACATTGGTCAAAGCTAAGAAACCAACATTGGCACATTACTACTAGTTTATTTGAATTTCAACAGTTTTCTTACTTATTGTCCTCTTTGAGTCCCAGGAGTCAATCCAGGTTACCACATTGCATTTAGTGGTCATGTCTATATTTTCCTCTGGTTTGTGATAGTTTCTCAGTTTTCCCAGTGTTCATGATCTTGAAATTTATGGAGAATGCTAGTCTGCTATTTAATAATCCTCAATTTAGgtttgaaaaatgttttccttatgaTCGAAAACCATGTGAACCTTTGGAAGGAATACCAAAGAGGTGAAGTGCCTTTCTCCTCACGTCATATCAGGGAGTCCATGATATCCACGTGACATCACACTGATGATAGTAACCTTCAATATAATTGTTTAGATAAGAAAATGTTTGCCAGATTTCTCTATGGTGAAGTTACTATTTTCACCAGAATTGGacactttaagaaaatattcCAGGCTAGATCAATGCCACAGGAGACAGTTAAGCTGTTAGTGAAACCAAAGTGTGGAGGTATCTTGTCATATACTGTGTTTGCATTTTAGAATAAGTAAATTTGAAACATTCAGCTAGTGGAattataaacagattttttttaatcactcctctctggaattttttttttttttggttgcgcTGATTCTccgttgctgcatgcaggctttctcaagttgcagcaagaggggctcctctctagttgccgtgTATGGGCtgctcattttggtggcttctcttgttgtggagcacaggcttagttacaccatagcatgtggaatcttccaggaccagaggTCAaagccatgccccctgcattggctggcatattcttaaccacgagaccaccaaggaagtccaaaaaattatttagttaattaattaaataactttttttttttttttttggccacatcacttagcatacaggatcttagttccctagtcagggatggaacccatgtcccctgcattggaagtgaagtattttcaccactgaaccaccagggaaatcccctgaaatttttaaatcatatatcaCAGAGCATGTTATAATAGCACAATGGTTAAAAGTCATTTCTTCTGGGTTAGACTCCCCAAGTTTCAATATTTGGTGAACTTTGGGAAGTTCCTTAATCTCTTTGCACTTGCTTCCTTATTTGTAACCTTAAAAAGTACCACAAAGATTATAACAAATACGTTCACAGAGATGGTTGAAAGATTGAATGAGTCAATATTTGTATAACTCTTAGAAGAGAGCCTGGATTTTGGCACCAACTCATTGTGCTGCATCTTGGGGTGGGTACAGAGGCTTAGTAACTTGGCAATGGTATGTGACAATTAATAAATTAAACAGCCTCTTTCATATTCACCCAGAACCCTGTGTACTCTTATAACTTGTACCATGTTTgttgaagaaaaaaagcaaattttcaGTGACTTGTTAAATCTGTGCTGTAGACAAAAGTTAAGAGAGATTAGAGGAAAAATAATCTCTTCATGCCTTTCTGACTTTTATAAACTTTAGAAACTGAGCCTGCATTACttataattagaaaacaaaacaacagattTTACAACTTTTAAAGACTAACTTTTGTATACCTGGCCTGTTTCCCATGAAATCCCTCAAAATAATTGATAACAAGGGAAGAAATAACACAAATTCCAATTATTCCTGAGCTTGTCACCATATTTTATAGCCtttatattgtttttcatttttaacgcTTAATACAAATATTATGACTCAGACCATTAGAATCTGCCCcaaattcgggagacctgggttcagtccctgtgttgggaagatcctgtggaggagggcatggctacccactcctgtattcttgcctggagaatcccatgggcagaggaacctggaaggctacagtccatgcagtcaaagagttggacagactgaacaactttcactttcaatacaaaTGTTAATACTCCTTTAATGTCCCAGTGTCAGAATCATACTGAAAAAcactagaatatttttaaagacagttGTTCATTTTAATAAGACTTTTCCAATAAATAAGGTGAAGAGTATCGAATTCAAACTCTTCTAACAGATGAGGTGATTGAAAGTAAGGCTACAAAATAAATCAATGATAGGTCTGAAAAGtagcaacaaaaagcaaacaagcaaaaccaCCCAAATCCCATGTAAGTGCATCTCCTAGTAGAGTGTAACTGtgcattctttttgaaaaaactaatacagaaattttttaaatataaaaagaaaaattgagatgTGAACATCTCCATTACTTTTTTTTATcgtaaaatttaaaacagatagAGTTTGTGTTCAGGTTATATTGaaaaaaactatttctatttCATCTGTTTCACAAACATTTATAAGGCATTTATTTCCAGTCAACTCTCACACATATTAACTCACTTCTCATAACCACTGTGAGGTGAGCAAGGAAACGTTTAACAGTgtgtaggttcagttcagttcagttcagtcgctcagtcatgtctgattctttgtgaccccatggactgcagcataccaggcttccctgtccatcaccatctcccagagtttgctccaacaccacagttcaaaagcaacagttcttcggtgctcagctttctttacagttcaactctcacgttcatacatgactactggaaaaaacatagctttgactatacaaagctttgttgacacagtaatgtctctgctttttaatatgctgtctaggttggccatagcttttcttccaaggagtaagcgtcttttaatttcatggctgcagtcaccatctgcagtgattttggagccccccaaagtacagtctgtcactgtttccattgttcccccatctatttgccttgaagtgacaggaccggatgccatgatcttcgttttctgaatgttgagttttaagccaaatttttccctctcctctttcactttcatcaagaggctctttagttcttctttgctttctgccatatgggtggtgtcatctgcatgtcggAGGTTATcgaaatttctcctggcagtcttgattccagcctgtgcttcatcgagcccaccatttcacatgatgtactctgcatataagttaaataagcacaatatacagccttgtgtgTAGGTAACAGATAGCAGTGAAAGTGGCATCTCTGTAGGCTGGCTGGCTGTGGGATGTGAGTTATCACCCACTGAGTTGGGCTGCCCAGAGCCCTGTTCCTAGATGCCTGTCCCTAGGCCAGAGgccacttttttcttcttttaccagTCTCATAATATTCCACGTCTCCAGGAGGTCTGAATCTAACCTGGagcttttgttcagttgctaagttgtgtctaactctttgcagtcccatggactgcagcactccaggcttccctgttcttcaccatctcctagagtttgctcaaactcatgtccattgaatctatggtgccaaccagccatctcatcctctagtgccccttctcctcctgccctcaatctttcccagcatcagtcttttccaatgagtcggctttttacatcaggtgaccaaagtattggagcttcagcttcagtccttccagttaatacTCTGGATTGATTTtccttagaattgactggtttgatctccttgctatccaagggactctcaagagtcttctccaacactatagtttaaaagcatctcaGCCAACCTGGAGAGCTACACTTAAACCTCTAGACTTCATGTTAGGTCAGTGCAAGAGCTCTAAAACTTCTGATGAAAAAATAGTAAAGGCATCAGGtgaaaaaactgaaatttctcatcagaaaagaGAGACATCAGTATTTCAAGAAAAAGGAGGACCAACACTGATGTTCCCCCTTCAGTGAATGGAACAGgatgttatgtgtattttcatgtttatttcatcCATGCACATCCGTGGTAGGGTGCTATGCTGCAGAAAGCATTCTTTTGTGTCCATGAGCTATTTTGTCAAAAGACAGACCAGAAGAGGAGACCCCGACCAGCTCGCCCACAGCTTCAGAGTGACCACCAATCCCATATTCTCAGACCAACTCTGAACCCTTCTTGGGTGGAAAAGGAGATCTACCTCGAATTTTGAAAGTTCCAGTGTTGCTAAGAGAATATTGAGTTGAGCAGGACACAAAATACTAGATCTTTTACAGCCCTCAACTTTCACTGAAATTAACCCAGAATTCAGCTTTTGACACTGATCCCAGTTCTCAtgtatgaaaatagaaaaattgagtATAGAGAGGCAGAAATATATAGAGGCAGAGGATAGATAACTAAACAAAATCTACctgctttcttctctttaattCCTCCCATCTGATGAGTAAAGAAAACCAAGTCTCCCTCTAAGACCATCTCCCCAATCCTGTGGGGGTCTCTCCCCAGTGTCCTCAGAGctttccccctccctgccccgcgACCAGGGTGGCCTGAGACGCACAGCGCCCGTCTGGGCTGGAGCCCCAGCGTGGTGGAGGGAGACTCACCGTCGCGTGGAGATTTGGGTACGAGGATGACACTCTGAGTGCGCTGATTACGCGTGAGGCGGGCGTGGCCCCCTTCCTTCCGGACCGGGAATTTCCCTGGGCCCGGGGCTAGCAACTCCCTTCTGATCAGGATAAAAGGGGTTCACCCGGCTCGGGGAGCCACAGAGTCCGCTCAGCCCGCGCTCCCGCCAGCCTTCCCGCCGCAGACACAGACCGCCCGAGCTGAGACCCATGGCCCGAGCCGCGAACCCCGCCGCCCGGCTCCTCGGCGCCGCGATGCTGCTCCTGCTCCTGGTGGCCGCCGGCCGGCGCGCAGCAGGTGAGACCCGGATCCCCAGGGCGGGACGGGGACGGGCGAGTGCCCGTGAGGACAGCCCCTAACCCGCTCTGTCCTTCCCGCAGGGGCGCCCGTGGTCAACGAACTGCGCTGCCAGTGCCTGCAGACCGTGCAGGGGATTCACCTCAAGAACATGCAGAGCGTGAAGGTGACGCCCCCGGGCCCCCACTGCGGCCAAACCGAAGTCATGTAAGTGTCACCTCTGTTGCTGTCCTCGTCATCACCACCCACCGTGCcgatgcccccaccccacccctcaaatGGGACCTCACGTagattcttccttctctctgcagAGCCACTCTCAAGACTGGTCAGGAAGTGTGTCTCAACCCCGCCGCCCCCATGGTTAAGAAAATCATCGATAAGATGCTAAACCAGTGAGTTGTGGTTTTTATTCATCGTGTGACTAGAGTCATTCTGCCTGCTGAAAGTTATATCGGAGAAACCTAAGATTTAGCTGAAGGAATGAAAAAATCACTATTTCAGAATTAAATTTGCCATTAAGGTCATTAATCTGCTCTGGTGTCAGAAGGACATTGCCAATGCTTTCCATCATGGCCCTTGACTCTCCCCATTCAAATGAATGTGGGTTAAACTGCTTTCATTAAAATTCTCACTGGTGTTggacagtttagttcagtcaatcagcgctgtccaactctttgcaaccccatggactgcagcatgccaggcctccttgtccatcaccaactcccagagtttacccaaactcatttccattgaatccgtgatgccatccaaccatttcatcatttgtcatccccttcttctggcttcaatctttcccagcatcagggtctttttgaatgagtcagctcttcccatcaggtggccgcagtattggaacttcagcttcagcatcaaataGAATTGGCTATTTGTAGCCAATAATACAGTGAATACTGCAGGCCTCACCTCCATTCCTAATAAGAGTATCAGAGCCTAGAGGCATCTGCCACACAGTATAGCAGGTGGCAGGCAGTAACCACTTGATGCCAGGCTGGGAAGACTGGACTCAGAAATCTCTGGAAcccagggagagggaaaggagaagagcAGCTACTAAGGAAGACCTTTTCTTCTTGCAGGGCCAGCTCCAACTGACCAGGTGGAAAACAGAAGCTCTTGGATGGCTGTTCCAGAAGTAGACCCTGCCCCTacagaaatcaaagaaggaaaagaggaatcaCCAGCTCCTAAGGCCACCTGGATCAGGCTTAATATGTTTGAACATCTCTTAGGAGGGTTCttccacttatttatttacttatttatttatttatatgttgctTGGGTTTCAAAGATTCTATGTTACTATTTACATGTGACATGGTTAAGGATGTGATCAAATCTACTTGCACATCCTATCATTattggtattatttattttatgagaaaaaagtttatttagtCCTGATTCTTACTGAGTTTGAAGTAGGTTTGCAAATGTTTGCCAGtcattaaattaatatttctgaGGAGCCCACTTTATGCCAGCCCTTGTGGCAGAAACTGGAGGATCGAAACAGATAGTGAACTCATTGTCAGGTAGGGGGATGCATGTTTTTGTAAATGATTTTGTAAATGCATGTGTTTGTAAGTGTTTAAAAGAATGTTGGTTATCTACTGAAATGATTTCACAGTATGTggtcagcatttctcatgttgaaACTTTAAGAGCTACAATGTTCTTAATACCCTTTGGACATGTTATGTCTTTCTTGTAAGGCACAATGCCTTGTTTCATGTTAATTACACAGTGCTTTTCTAtgtctgagaaaagagaagtttaaatatttattgatgtttctacaaagaacatgaaaataaaatatttcaaactaaacactgcttatttcattttttcctgaggAAAATAATTCTACCTTTACTGGATAAATCTGATGATTTACATCAACGTTTCctagcttctttttctcctcttggaCATTCATTTGCTACACAGATAAATCAAACTATAAGTTATACTTAATTTCATCTGCTGATAGCTGTCACACCCCTTGTCTCTTACCAACCCAAGAATGTGCTTTTCCAAACTGTGCACTGGCCCCTTCCCCTTAGTGTGAGAGTCACTATAATATTATGAGAGCAATAATAATATATTGCTGTTTTTTATAAGGAGCTTCTTGCTACCTTGCTACTCAAGTATacctctttaaaaatttctttttaaaaaaattcttgtagctatctttttaaaaaatgttaccttttctttattatttttttaaaataactatttatttatttagctgtcctgggtcttagttttggcacgcaggatcttctgtcttctctgaggaatgtgggctctagttccctggccagggatggaaccccagtccCTTTCACTtggagtgcggagtcttagccactggaccaccaaggaagtttcTCTTGTAGCTATCTTAACAACAACACTCATTTCATTGCTTTGGCTAAAAGATTTTTCAAACAACTATTAACAGTTTAATGAAACTGGCAGTGAAATGATAATAAAGAGGATTTTTTCTTCAGGACTCAAAATACTTTGTGTCATCAATAGAAGCACAAAAAGTGAGTTGCTGATTAATCTATAAAAGAtctaatggacatttgggttcaGTTTCCTAACTTTCATTTATAAGTAACTATCTCTGAgtttgggtttccttggtggctcagatggtaaagaatctcacCAAAGAGTTTAAGGTTATCCCAACCCCTTACATCAGTTTATCAAATGTAATAAAATGGTTTTAAGATTTGAATGTGTTAGTTACCACCCTTCAGCATGTTTTCCTCTCCTTATACTAGAGAAGGATCTCCAGTCAGTCAAGAGAACAGGTTTTTATGTCAGTTTATCTCCGTTTAGCTATCTCCATGCTTCTAGAGCTTCCCcaggagctcagtggtaaagaattcaccagccaatgcaagagacagaagagatgtgtgtttgatccctgggtcgaagatcccctggaataagcAATgccaaccagctccagtattcttgcctggagaagtccatggacagaggagcctggcaggctacaggccatggggttgcaacgagtcccACAtgacagcacagcacacacacacaggtagcAAGAAACAACCTCTGTGAGGTTTTttttacacttcagttcagttcagtcgctcagtcgtgtccgactctttgcgaccccatgaattgcagcacgccaggcctc contains these protein-coding regions:
- the CXCL1 gene encoding growth-regulated alpha protein precursor (The RefSeq protein has 1 substitution compared to this genomic sequence), with amino-acid sequence MARAANPAPRLLGAAMLLLLLVAAGRRAAGAPVVNELRCQCLQTVQGIHLKNMQSVKVTPPGPHCGQTEVIATLKTGQEVCLNPAAPMVKKIIDKMLNQASSN